The DNA sequence TGCAAGTCGGTCGTTGTGGATGGAATCGAGGATTTTTTGCTTGGCTTCAGCTTGGCCAATGATATCACTAAACTTCAATGCTCAAATTTTGGAGACCTAGGGTTCATAAAGGTAGCGTTTTTGGCGAAAGTGCCCCAACTTCGGAGTACCAACCTCTCCACTTATTTGGCTATTCCAAACTGAATTTCAATGAAAGGACTATTCATCGGATTGACCACGATTGACCTGCAATATGTGTTGCCATCATTTCCAGCTACCAATTCGAAGCACAAGACTTCACAGATGCAAGTCGATATAGGTGGACCAGCAACGAATGCTGCAGCAACTTTTGCTTGTTTGGGAGGTGATTCCGAGGTCTGTACAATGGTCGGCGATCATGCATGGACCTTTTTCATACAACAAGAGTTTCGGCGGTATGCCCTTAGGCTTTGGGATTTGATCCCCAATGAATCCATTCTTCCGCCACTTGCTTCAGTGTGGACAACCGCAGATACGGGAGATCGGACTATTGTCGTCAATCAACTAGCTAGTCCTCAATGGTCTTCCTCCCAACTTGAAGAGCTGGATTGGACAGGAATCGAGATCGTGCTTGTGGATGGATTTCATCTGGAGGCGGCCATTCCGCTAGCCAAAATCGCTAGGCAAAGGGGAATTCCAGTCGTTTTTGATGGGGGAAGCTGGAAGCCTGGCTTGCCTGAGTTATTGCCTTGGGTCGATATGGCAATTTGCTCAGCAGATTTTAAGGTACCCGGATCAACCTCTGTATTCAATGGATTAAGGACATTTGGGATTCAGAGTATGGCCATTACTCAAGGATCAGGTCCTATTCTGCTGGAAATATTGGGGAAACAACATTCGATTCAGGTAGAAAAGGTTCCGGTCGTAGACACCTTAGGCGCAGGGGATGTGTTTCATGGAGCAGCCTGTATGGGGTGGTTGAAATTTGGGAACTGGCCCAAGGCTTTGAAATACGCATCGGTCATTGCAGGGAAATCCGTGCAATATGTGGGAGCCAAAACGTGGATACATGAATAGATCAAAGGCTAGGTTTCGACGGATACAATTGACGATAAAACCCATCCATGATAATGCTGTGCGGAAGGGTTAATATGGATAGCATGACCAAAACCATCAAGATTTCTGATACCTGTATCCAGCCCAGCAGAGAAATGGCTATGATCATGGTGATCCCAAAAATACTGAACAGCGTGAAGGGGATCAGTAGTTTCACAAATCCCCAAAACGTCAGGGAAGGTTTTCGACTTCTAATAATCCCGTAATCCTCGCCCATGACCTTGGCCGAATGCCAAACCACGAAATAAACACAGAATCCAACCAGCAAGGGGAGTACCCAAAAACATATATGAATGAGGCAAAAAATGGCGATCTCGTAGCCCAGTCGAGGTTTACCAATATAGCCGCCCATGTACGCCATCACCAATCCTCCGAAAGCCACAATGGTACTCCCGCGCCAGATGCCATCAAACCATTCGTAGTTGAGAACTACAGCCATTTGGCTGAGATCCGGGGATTGTAACAGGAGCTGCTCAATAGATTCAAAATGATAGAAGATCAACCCGGACAGAATGCTTGTGCCCCAACTCCCAGCCATGATGACAAATACCCACTTGGGAATTTTGCTCAAATCTGAAAACTGAGATTGCCCAAAATGAAAGGCCGAAAGCAGCAAGAATATCGAGATGCTAAATGCCGGAAAACTGATCCAAGACAGTAAATAGAGGCCCACCAGACTCATGTATCCTACATAAAACCAAATCGGATGGACAGGATATTGGGCGCGAAACGATACGTGATCTACTGCTCCGTGCGGGATTCCCACAATGAGGATCAAGGCAAAAGCCCAGATGGTTTCTATATGAGGAGGAATTGGCTGGAAAATGTGACCTGCAATGAGGACCACCAAAGTAATTCCCAAGAATAAAAAACGAGACTGACCCATTTTTTGGCACTTTAATGCGAGTAGGACAAGCTGAATTCCTAGTTCCCAACGGCAAGTGTAGATGCTGTATGAAACCAATCAATCAAAAGATCCTTTTATCGCCTAAAATATGTTGCCCAAACGGTCATCCTGCCCAACTCTCCCGATCCAAACTACGGTATTGGATGGCTTCAGCCACATGATCCGGCTTAATCTCTTCGCTTCCTGCTAGATCCGCAATGGTTCTGGCGACTTTCAAAATTCGATCGAAAGCCCGTGCCGATAGATCGAGCTTCTTCATGGCAATTTTGAGGAGACTTTCGCCAAATTTGTCAATGACACATACCTTTCGCACCATCTGAGGAGGCATCATCGCATTGGAGTAAATTCCCGGATGGTCCTTGAATCTTTCCAACTGGATCTCTCGAGCTTTGATCACCCGTTGCTGAATGTCGATACTCTTTTCTCCGTCTTCCTTTGCTGCCAATTCTTCGAAAGGTACAGGAGTCACCTCGATATGAAGGTCAATCCGATCCATCAGTGGACCACTGATTTTGGATAAATACCGCTGAACTACCTGAGGCGCACAGACGCATTCCTTGTCTGGATGATTGAAATAGCCACATGGGCAGGGATTCATGCTTGCGATCAACATGAAGCTGGCAGGATACTCCACCGTGAGCCTCGCTCTGGAAACCGTGATTCTGCGTTCTTCTAGCGGCTGGCGAAGTACTTCCAGAACTGATCGCTTGAACTCAGGCAGTTCATCGAGAAACAGCACGCCATTGTGAGCAAGGCTAATTTCGCCGGGCTGAGGATTTCCTCCTCCTCCCACCAAAGCAACATCCGAAGTGGTGTGGTGTGGAGACCGGAAAGGGCGATGGGCAACAAGCGATGACTCTTCCCCCAAAAGTCCAGTAACCGAATGGATTTTGGTAGTTTCTAGTGCTTCATGTAGCGTGAGCGGAGGGAGAATGGTGGACATTCGTTTGGCCAACATGGTCTTGCCTGAACCAGGCGGTCCTACCATGATGGCATTGTGTCCTCCTGCGGCAGCTACCTCCATGGCGCGTTTGACATTTTCCTGTCCCTTGACATCGGAGAAGTCGAAGGGAAAATCTGTTTGTGCGTGAAAGAAAATATCGCGGGTGTCCCGTACCAATGGCTTGATCTCAAACTGCCCATCCAAAAACTCCGCAGCCTCTCTAAGGTGAGCAACCGGAATCACTTCTAGCTCATTGACGATCGCTGCTTCAGACGCATTTTGCTTGGGGAGAATGAGTCCCTTGAATCCACGCTTTCGAGCTTCAATCGCAATGGGGAGGGCTCCTTTGATGGGCCGGAGAGATCCATCCAAAGACAATTCTCCCATAATCAGGTACTCCGACAACAAATCTGGCCGAATCTCATGATCGGCAGCCAATAACCCCATCGCAACAGTCAAATCATAAGATGCTCCTACTTTGAGAATATCTGCAGGTGCCATATTGACCGTTACAACCTTGCGCGGCAATTTGTAGCCGTTGTTGTTGAATGCGGTTCGGATTCGATCCCTTCCTTCTCGAACTGCGTTGTCGGGGAGGCCTACGATATAGAAAGAGGGATTTCCGCCGAGGGCGACATTCACCTCGACCGTGATGATAGTGGCATGGATGCCAGAGACGGCACTGCCAAACGCTTTAACGAGCATGTAACAAAGAAATATTGGAAGCGGCTACTTCGGGAAGGATGGGAAATTTACGCCAATTGGAATCAACTTCCAACTCTCTTGAGCTAGTGGCCCTAAAAGTAAGCCGGATATTCCTTTGCTGTATCAACAGGTGGAATATCCGGCTTTTAGGGGGTGGATAGAAGGAATCCGAATACGATAAAATCAACGACTCAATCGCATCTAAGCCATTGGATGATCAATTGCTCTTTAGGGCCTCGCCCAGCAGGTTTCCAGTCATAGCAGAAAATCCTCCTACCAAGCCTGCAATCAAGGCTGAAACAAGCACAAGGAAAATCCCCGGTTCCATAGGGGCACCACCATCACCTAAAATAATGGCAGAAATTTTTCCGGCAAGTAGGCCTCCATTTCCGCTATTTTGGATAAATGCAAAAACCCCTACCAGCAGAAATAATGCGATAAGCCCCGCGAGGAATGCAAGCGCGGGCGGTTGCTTTTTCCCAAACATACGGCGCTTTTTGGCTTGAGAGAGCAGGAGTCCCACTACGAATGCCACCACTGCACTTGACCACCAAGGCAAGAACATCAAGGCTGGCCAAGACAATCCGGCTATCAATACGATTCTGAGGAAGAACTTCATTCTGTCTGAGCGTTTTTGATGATCAAATGCTGAATAGGAGTGTTTCTCGCGTCTTGAGGACCATCCATGAACCACAATTTGTAGTAGGAACCTTGAGCCCAATCACCCACGAATGCATCATATCCAGCATCTCCTGGATTGCCAGATTGTCCACCGGGGTAGATTCCGTATGCTTCCACTTCGTCTCCCAATGCGACGACCATACGCCAAGAAGGCCCATGACGCTTACCGGTGGCATTCAGGATGGCTGCATTTCCATCGGTCGGGATTCCCAACACACTGAACGGAGAAAGTACCCGTGTCAGGTGCAAGATATCTGTCTGCTTTTCCCCCTCCCAAGTCCAGTCAGCTGGATCGGGCTTGGCAGCCAACAAGTCATCCATAGCAGCATGGAAGGAGCGATTAATCAATTCCGTTCTGGATACCGATACGCTGTCGCCTGCCTTGCCGTAAAATTCAAATTGCTCCCGAGTCATCAGCAATCCGATAGTCGTATGGCGCTGTGGCCATCTCAGAGGAAGGTCAGACATGGCGATATCGTCATACCACATCATAGAATCCAGCGTGGTCCACCATTGCTCGAAGAGCGTGGGTTCTTTGGCAGCCTTCACATACATGAAGTCCTCCCAATTGGCAAGCATGTCATAAGCCACTCGGCGGGTGCCTGTGATGGACGAAGTATCGAGTTTTTCCAACAGAATAGGAAGCAAATCAGCAGCGTAGACACTGTAATTGTCCAGCTGGTAATCCATCATGTCCTTGACGGTGAATGTATCCTTGGAGGCCAATAAGTCGTGGATTCGACGACCCCGGTATGGGCTGAATCGGCCATTGTAATAATATGGGAATGCATCCGTAGTAGGCCGTTGATTGGCAGAACTGACGAATCCTTCAGCTGGGTTATGCACATGCGGAACTTGTTCTTGTGGGATGAATTCATTCCACATGTGGTCTTTTCGACTGGCATCTAGAACGAATTTTCCTTGCTGTGGCCATTTGTTGACGTATTTCCCCTGTTGCCAGATCGCAATATCTCCAGCAGCACTAGCAAACACGAAATTCTGTGAAGGGCAGGAATAAGTCGTCAAAGCCTCCAGATAATCCGCATAGTTTTTGGAGCGGTTGAATGACAAGAAGGTCCGTAGCTCATTCGACGCCTCATGCGCCATCCAACGGATCGCCAGAGGAACTTCTTGTTCTCCAAATCGCTCATCGTACATGACTGGGCCTACATGTGTGTAGTAAACGGTGTCGATGAATGGTGCTTGGCCTTTTACCAAGAAGGTGTCGTACTGCACCTTGACTGGAATCCATTGTCCGTCGAATAGACATTCTTGCTTGGATTCATCTCTAAATTCTACTGCATAGAAGTCCAGTACATCTTGAGAACCATTGGTAGAGCCCCAAGCAATCGAATCATTGAATCCCAAGATGACGCCTGGGGATCCCGGGAAGGTGGCTCCATAGGAATTGGTTCCCGGTGCAGTCAATTGCATTTCGTACCAAATCGCCGGGAGATTCAAACCGAGGTGAGGATCATTGGCAAGCATGGGCTTTCCGGTTGCGGATTTGGAACCAGAAACTGCCCAGTTGTTCGATCCCACGATTTCGCTGGATTTCTCGAAGGAAGTATAAGACTTCAGGAGAGAATCAGGATGGTAGGTTGCCGGAGTGGCTGGCTGCGGTTCTGCATCTCTTTTTCTCCAACGTGTATTGGCAGGGACGATAGGATCATTGTCGTACTCGGTATCTGGATAGAGCAAGGCCACTAGTTCTGGTCCCCAAAGGTGCAGGGCGTTGGTGTGTTCCAAGTCATAGGCTCCAGAGGCCAATGAGTTGGACATATATTTGAGGAAAATGGCCGTTTTGAGCGGTGTCCAAGGTTCCGGCTTGTAATTCTGGAGCTTGTATTCAATGGGCAGATCTCTTTCAGAAAGGGATTCGATGTATGCATTGATACCTGCGGAGTACGCCTCGGCAGCATTCATCGTCAACGGATCTGATTTCCAGAAATTGAGAGAGCGCTCAGCCCCGAAGATCATTCCCTTTCTTCGGTTTTCGCGATCCATGTCCAAAATGACTCCGTCAGGACCCGAACCAAAGATTTCTGAAAGTCTTCCAGATGCTGCAAATACCTGAAACTCCATTTGCCAGAGACGATCCTTGGCGTGGAGGTAGCCCTGCGTGAAGTACAGATCGTGGTCGTTTTGAGCGAATACATGAGGGACATGTCGATCATCGATCACTACCTGGACAGGCGCCTTCAGCTCGGGAAGATTGAGCTCAGCATCATCGGTAGGCAAGGTGGGGCTTGCCTGTTTCCAGAATCCGTGAAAAGGAGAGAAGAATTCCCCCAGAGAAAAAGGAACTCCCGGGAAGGATTCGCTTTTGGAGATAGGTCCAGCCAAGAGGTACAACAGGAACCCCGTGATGATGGCTGACAGGATGAATTTTATCCAACGCATATAGGGAAGGCGTTACAGCATTACTTGTTCCCGCTTCCCCTGATAGGAGATTTCTGGAATGATCGATGGAACCCAATCGTCATGATTTGACAAATCCTGAAAGCAAGGTCCCTATCCTGAGAAAGGGGGTAAAGTAAAAATGCAATCCATCCGGCCCAAATGCAAAAATGCCCCCGCTCTCGGAGGCATTTTCCCGAAATCGGGATAATCTATGGCTGGAAATGTCAGACTGAAAAGCTTTCTCCGCAAGCACAAGTTCTGCTTGCATTGGGATTGCTGAAGTGGAATCCCTTGCCAGAAAGACCGCCCGTATAATCCAGCTCCGTGCCGACCAGATAGAGGAGGCTCTTCATATTGACGAAAATCTTGACGCCTTTGTCCTCAATCACCTGATCGCCCGGTTGCTCGGCATTGTCAAAGTCCAATTTATAGGTAAGACCTGAACAACCGCCGCCTTCCACGCTTACGCGGAGACCATAGCTGTCGTCCAAGTTCTCCGATTCGCGGAGCTTGTGGATGTGCGCAAATGCTGCATCCGATACTTTGATCATGGAATCTTGCATGGTATTCAGCCTCTTTTCAACAAAGATAACGAGAATTTTGCGGTCTAAATGCCAAATTAAGCCAACCGCTAAACATGAATCGGTGTACGAATCCTTCCTCTACAAGTTAATGCCTTTCCCGGAATGCGCGAAATATGCGTGGCTATTCCCAGAATTGGCCGCTTGTGTCCATATTTGCAGGATGATGGAAGAGTTGATTTTCCCAGCATATCCGCTCCATACGCATGAAGAAGATGGACAAACCTACATTTGGGACATCATTCGCAAAAAATGGATGGTGCTCCAACCAGAGGAATGGGTACGCCAGCATCTGGTGCACTTTCTCATCCTCGATCGGCAGGTTTCCAAAAATCGAATTAGCGTCGAAAAGGAAATTCGGTATCTGAAGCAGCGCAAACGATTTGACGTAGTGGTGTACGATGCCTACGGAAAGCCCTTCATCCTATGCGAATGCAAGGCGCCGGAAGTACCCATCAAGCAGGCGGCATTTCATCAGGTCGCTCGCTACAATCAGCAAATTCAAGCCCCTCATTTGCTGCTGACCAACGGCAAAGTCTTCTATTTCTTCTCTCTGGCAGAGGATGGCTCTTACGCTCTCCAGGAAAATGCTTGGTACGAATAGGGCTATATCTCCCAGCTTGGATTCACCTTACTACCGTTTTCCCCAGAATTCTCGATTTGCAAATAGGTGTCGATTTCTTGCTGGAGATCTTCTACGTGTGAAATCACCCCGACAATCCGGTTTTCCTTTCGGAGGGATTTGAGCGTCTGGAAAATGATCTGGAGGGAATGCTTGTCCTGTGAGCCAAATCCCTCATCCAAGAAAAAGAAATTACGCTCAGAATGGGCCTGCTGATGCACCTGATCCGCGAGTGCCAATGCTAATGATAGCGCGGCTTGAAAGGTCTGGCCACCCGACAAAGTCTTCACCGATCGAGTCTGGCCGTCATTCAGGAAATCTCTCACCTGAAAATGATTGTTGGATACTTCCAGCGACAAGGCTCTTCGGGTGAGTTGGGTGAAACGGTGATTGGCGGCTACACAAAGATGTTGCAGGTATCGGGTCGAAACGTAGTTCACAAATCCGCTTCGGTTGAACATATTCTTCATGATTCGCAGGTTTTCTGCTCGAATCTGCAATTTGCGAAGCGACGCTTCTAGCTTGGTTTTTTCCGCCAAATCTGCCTTTAAGCGCTCCTGTTCTTTTTGTAGGGCCCCCTGCTCAATCTGGCGCTGGGCAATCCACGATTCTATGGATTGGATTTCCTCCTGTAGAGCTTCGAATGCTTTCGGGTCAAAAGACTTGCCTTTGGCTTGTGCCTGCGCCTGCGAAAGCTGAGTGGTCACTGTGTGGAGTTCCTGATGGAAGGAACGGATCGCCTGCTGCTCGGCTTCGATGGAGAGGTTGAGATGTAGAATCTCATGAATTTGGGACACGGATTCGAAGTCGGATTGCTTCAATTTTTCCGTCAATCGTTGGTTCCCCTTGGCTTGATCTAATTGGAGGGTTTTGGCTTGCTTGTGCAATTCGTTGATCTCACCTTGCAAGGTAGCCAGATTGGATTGGCGTTTCTGAATTTGAGATTCGGTGCGCTGATAGAGTGTGCCAATGCTCTCATACTGTTTGAGGGATTCGACGGCTCTCTGCTCTAGCGTAGAGTTGGCCGTTTGAGATTCTTCCTGAAAACTCAGGTGCCTCAATGCTCCCTGAAGCTGGTGAAAGGCGAGTTCATCCTGCTTGATTCCTTGCTCCAACTCCGCCAGTTTGGCTTCATAGGCTTGCCTCTTTTGCTCGTCCTTGGCGCGTTCATTTTCTAGCCCTTCTTGCTGCTGAATCAAGGCCTTGATCGCATTCTCCAAATCGCGAATCTGCTGAATTTCCGCTTCTACCTTTTCCTGATCCGCTATTTGGTAATCGGACCACTGAAAACTCCCGATGTGCTGATCGATATCTCCTTGAACCTTTTGGAGTGCTTTTCGAGCGGAAGTCGTTCGATCTTCCAGCCAATTGAAATTTCCCGCATGAGCATTGAGCTTATGCAAAGTGGCTATCAAGGATTGCTGTTGGGTGTTGAGTTCGCCTAGAGTTTGTTCGGCGGTAGCCAAAGCCGGAGAAAGGTGTCTCGCCTCGGCGGGATCTGGGTGATGTATGGAACCGCAAAGAGGACAAGGATCTCCATCGGTCAGCTGATCTGCATACTGTTCCAATTGAACTTTTAGCCTCAGTTGAGCAAGATCAGACTCCAATTGAAGACGCTTGGTCTCTCCTGTCGATTGACGTTGCTGAATGAGTGCTTGCAGATCCTTTACCTCCAACCCCCATTGGGACCGATCAAGACGAGCTGCTTCGGCGAATCCCTTTTTCTCTTGTTCCCAAGCA is a window from the Pontibacter sp. G13 genome containing:
- a CDS encoding PfkB family carbohydrate kinase, with protein sequence MKGLFIGLTTIDLQYVLPSFPATNSKHKTSQMQVDIGGPATNAAATFACLGGDSEVCTMVGDHAWTFFIQQEFRRYALRLWDLIPNESILPPLASVWTTADTGDRTIVVNQLASPQWSSSQLEELDWTGIEIVLVDGFHLEAAIPLAKIARQRGIPVVFDGGSWKPGLPELLPWVDMAICSADFKVPGSTSVFNGLRTFGIQSMAITQGSGPILLEILGKQHSIQVEKVPVVDTLGAGDVFHGAACMGWLKFGNWPKALKYASVIAGKSVQYVGAKTWIHE
- a CDS encoding Brp/Blh family beta-carotene 15,15'-dioxygenase, whose amino-acid sequence is MGQSRFLFLGITLVVLIAGHIFQPIPPHIETIWAFALILIVGIPHGAVDHVSFRAQYPVHPIWFYVGYMSLVGLYLLSWISFPAFSISIFLLLSAFHFGQSQFSDLSKIPKWVFVIMAGSWGTSILSGLIFYHFESIEQLLLQSPDLSQMAVVLNYEWFDGIWRGSTIVAFGGLVMAYMGGYIGKPRLGYEIAIFCLIHICFWVLPLLVGFCVYFVVWHSAKVMGEDYGIIRSRKPSLTFWGFVKLLIPFTLFSIFGITMIIAISLLGWIQVSEILMVLVMLSILTLPHSIIMDGFYRQLYPSKPSL
- a CDS encoding YifB family Mg chelatase-like AAA ATPase; translated protein: MLVKAFGSAVSGIHATIITVEVNVALGGNPSFYIVGLPDNAVREGRDRIRTAFNNNGYKLPRKVVTVNMAPADILKVGASYDLTVAMGLLAADHEIRPDLLSEYLIMGELSLDGSLRPIKGALPIAIEARKRGFKGLILPKQNASEAAIVNELEVIPVAHLREAAEFLDGQFEIKPLVRDTRDIFFHAQTDFPFDFSDVKGQENVKRAMEVAAAGGHNAIMVGPPGSGKTMLAKRMSTILPPLTLHEALETTKIHSVTGLLGEESSLVAHRPFRSPHHTTSDVALVGGGGNPQPGEISLAHNGVLFLDELPEFKRSVLEVLRQPLEERRITVSRARLTVEYPASFMLIASMNPCPCGYFNHPDKECVCAPQVVQRYLSKISGPLMDRIDLHIEVTPVPFEELAAKEDGEKSIDIQQRVIKAREIQLERFKDHPGIYSNAMMPPQMVRKVCVIDKFGESLLKIAMKKLDLSARAFDRILKVARTIADLAGSEEIKPDHVAEAIQYRSLDRESWAG
- a CDS encoding penicillin acylase family protein, with amino-acid sequence MRWIKFILSAIITGFLLYLLAGPISKSESFPGVPFSLGEFFSPFHGFWKQASPTLPTDDAELNLPELKAPVQVVIDDRHVPHVFAQNDHDLYFTQGYLHAKDRLWQMEFQVFAASGRLSEIFGSGPDGVILDMDRENRRKGMIFGAERSLNFWKSDPLTMNAAEAYSAGINAYIESLSERDLPIEYKLQNYKPEPWTPLKTAIFLKYMSNSLASGAYDLEHTNALHLWGPELVALLYPDTEYDNDPIVPANTRWRKRDAEPQPATPATYHPDSLLKSYTSFEKSSEIVGSNNWAVSGSKSATGKPMLANDPHLGLNLPAIWYEMQLTAPGTNSYGATFPGSPGVILGFNDSIAWGSTNGSQDVLDFYAVEFRDESKQECLFDGQWIPVKVQYDTFLVKGQAPFIDTVYYTHVGPVMYDERFGEQEVPLAIRWMAHEASNELRTFLSFNRSKNYADYLEALTTYSCPSQNFVFASAAGDIAIWQQGKYVNKWPQQGKFVLDASRKDHMWNEFIPQEQVPHVHNPAEGFVSSANQRPTTDAFPYYYNGRFSPYRGRRIHDLLASKDTFTVKDMMDYQLDNYSVYAADLLPILLEKLDTSSITGTRRVAYDMLANWEDFMYVKAAKEPTLFEQWWTTLDSMMWYDDIAMSDLPLRWPQRHTTIGLLMTREQFEFYGKAGDSVSVSRTELINRSFHAAMDDLLAAKPDPADWTWEGEKQTDILHLTRVLSPFSVLGIPTDGNAAILNATGKRHGPSWRMVVALGDEVEAYGIYPGGQSGNPGDAGYDAFVGDWAQGSYYKLWFMDGPQDARNTPIQHLIIKNAQTE
- a CDS encoding iron-sulfur cluster assembly accessory protein — protein: MIKVSDAAFAHIHKLRESENLDDSYGLRVSVEGGGCSGLTYKLDFDNAEQPGDQVIEDKGVKIFVNMKSLLYLVGTELDYTGGLSGKGFHFSNPNASRTCACGESFSV
- a CDS encoding type I restriction enzyme HsdR N-terminal domain-containing protein; amino-acid sequence: MMEELIFPAYPLHTHEEDGQTYIWDIIRKKWMVLQPEEWVRQHLVHFLILDRQVSKNRISVEKEIRYLKQRKRFDVVVYDAYGKPFILCECKAPEVPIKQAAFHQVARYNQQIQAPHLLLTNGKVFYFFSLAEDGSYALQENAWYE
- a CDS encoding SMC family ATPase → MIPIRLVIQGLYSYQAPQSIDFSQLTEAQIFGIFGATGSGKSSILEAITFALYGQIERLNSQDGRSYNMMNLKSNKLLIDFEFEAGKHQYRFITKGKRNSKRYEDVGTLKREAFIWKDSDWSPLPKPDAEPILGLSYPNFRRTIIIPQGKFQEFLSMGQTDRTRMLREIFGLGKYELAIKAGSLDRKNQENIARHEAQITQLSHASEEKLKAIDQEIEALTRSISEKQQHLAKQEKQLTIWAELQTLFAQIESLTRQHAALSAEVPKYDLRAKTLSQYQDCLIEFKPMMDELEKRAARTQQVQESIQTKEEAHQAGKSELERNLRTFESISEQYNQRESFKETHEDLNRIIELKELQQRIVHTKDRLTNGKQMTQKVIENIQLTQQRISSISQQVRDKQAKKPDLDRLLRIRDWFQRHSQLANEQQRLTQELNEAEQRMNAWEQEKKGFAEAARLDRSQWGLEVKDLQALIQQRQSTGETKRLQLESDLAQLRLKVQLEQYADQLTDGDPCPLCGSIHHPDPAEARHLSPALATAEQTLGELNTQQQSLIATLHKLNAHAGNFNWLEDRTTSARKALQKVQGDIDQHIGSFQWSDYQIADQEKVEAEIQQIRDLENAIKALIQQQEGLENERAKDEQKRQAYEAKLAELEQGIKQDELAFHQLQGALRHLSFQEESQTANSTLEQRAVESLKQYESIGTLYQRTESQIQKRQSNLATLQGEINELHKQAKTLQLDQAKGNQRLTEKLKQSDFESVSQIHEILHLNLSIEAEQQAIRSFHQELHTVTTQLSQAQAQAKGKSFDPKAFEALQEEIQSIESWIAQRQIEQGALQKEQERLKADLAEKTKLEASLRKLQIRAENLRIMKNMFNRSGFVNYVSTRYLQHLCVAANHRFTQLTRRALSLEVSNNHFQVRDFLNDGQTRSVKTLSGGQTFQAALSLALALADQVHQQAHSERNFFFLDEGFGSQDKHSLQIIFQTLKSLRKENRIVGVISHVEDLQQEIDTYLQIENSGENGSKVNPSWEI